Below is a window of Cyanobacteriota bacterium DNA.
AGGTTGCCTTCTTCTTCAAACAGTGGGGTGGGCATCACTCGAAGGCGGGTGGGCGATTACTGGATGATCAGATTTGGGATGAGATGCCACCTGCTTGGTATCGTCATGTTGATAAATGGCAACAACAAAAACCTTCTAGGCATCGAAAAGGTATGGGTTAGATCGGACAATCGTCTCTTGACGATGAGAAATCTTGGGGTGTATGTTCCGATAACGGGGGTTAGATTGATGACGATCAGGGTGTACTAAACTAAATGTCCTACTAAATGTATGGCAAATCCAGTTCTGGTCAATCGCTATGAAATTCGACGACAACTAGGTCAAAAACCTGGTAAACGCACATTGCTGGCGATCGACTTAAAGACGCAAACACCGGTTGTCATTAAAGTGATGGCTCTGGGGGAAGCCGTCGGCCGGGATGACATTCGCCTGTTTGAGCGAGAGGCATCTACCTTACAGATGCTTTCCCATCCATCAATTCCTGCATATCTAGACCATTTTGAGCTAACGCTGAAGAGTGGCCGAGGGTTTGCTTTGGTTCAAACCTATATTCAAGGCAAGTCTCTACAGGCTTGTATGCAAGAGCAGATTAGCTTCAGTGAAGAGAATGTCAAGCAAATTGCCCGATTGCTGTTGGATATTCTAGTGTACCTACATCGCCAACAACCGCCTGTGATTCATCGTGACATCAAACCTAGTAATGTGTTGTTGACTCTAGAGGCTAACCAAATTATTCAACAGGTCTATCTAATTGATTTGGCTCGGTGCAAATTTTTAGCGAACGATCGGACAGTTCCTTTACGGTCGTAGGCACCTATGGGTACACAGCACCAGAACAATTGGCAGGGCGAGCCATTACTGCTTCTGATTTGTATAGCCTAGGGGCTACCTTGATTGCGCTGCTCACAGGTACCCACCCGTCTAGCTTGCCGCAACAGGGGATGAGAATTGACTTTGAGCGGAATGTACAAGTTAGCCCCGAATTGGCTCAGTGGTTAAAACTAATGACCAATCCTAGGATTGATCAGCGATTTGCTACGGCTTATGATGCGTTGAGAGCACTGGATAATCCATCG
It encodes the following:
- a CDS encoding protein kinase; translation: MANPVLVNRYEIRRQLGQKPGKRTLLAIDLKTQTPVVIKVMALGEAVGRDDIRLFEREASTLQMLSHPSIPAYLDHFELTLKSGRGFALVQTYIQGKSLQACMQEQISFSEENVKQIARLLLDILVYLHRQQPPVIHRDIKPSNVLLTLEANQIIQQVYLIDLARCKFLANDRTVPLRS